The proteins below come from a single Mya arenaria isolate MELC-2E11 chromosome 6, ASM2691426v1 genomic window:
- the LOC128238515 gene encoding hsp90 co-chaperone Cdc37-like isoform X2, translating into MSVINYSKWDHIEISDDEDDTHPNIDTPSLFRWRHQARVERMEEQKKEKETFKSELTSHQQKIHDMKQKLKEAEEKKALEDLDALKKELKEMEQQETEFRRKEDELKKKERLTPWNVDTLCHDGKSKTIINKYEKTEEELTEDEKAEKQLNFNKNHKADMKKFGMFSKYDDSQEFLMSHPELACEETANYLVLWCIDLEIEEKHALMAQVAHQTIVMQFILELARTMKIDPRGCIKPFFTRIKQAQKEYMDAFNDELNGFKERIRTRAKQKIEEAIKEHEEEERQKRLGPGGLDPVEVFESLPDVMKDCFEGTFLLQVMNDCFESTFLLQVMNSEHLYCMS; encoded by the exons ATGTCTGTCATAAACTACAGCAAATGGGACCACATAGAG ATATCTGATGATGAGGATGACACCCACCCAAATATTGACACGCCCAGCTTGTTCAGGTGGCGCCACCAGGCTCGGGTTGAGAGGATGGAGGAACAGAAGAAAGAGAAGGAAACCTTTAAGTCCGAGTTGACCAG TCACCAGCAGAAAATTCATGATATGAAACAGAAATTGAAAGAAGCCGAAGAAAAG AAGGCTCTTGAGGACCTTGATGCCCTGAAGAAAGAGTTGAAAGAAATGGAGCAACAGGAGACGGAGTTTAGGAGGAAGGAGGATGAGTTGAAGAAGAAAGAACGG CTTACACCATGGAATGTAGACACTCTTTGCCATGATGGAAAATCCAAAACA ATTAtcaacaaatatgaaaaaacagaGGAAGAACTGACGGAAGATGAAAAGGCTGAAAAACAG ttgaatttcaacaaaaaccaCAAGGCTGACATGAAAAAGTTTGGAATGTTCAGCAAATACGATGACAGCCAGGAGTTCTTGATGAGCCACCCTGAACTGGCCTGTGAGGAGACGGCTAACTACCTCGTCCTCTGGTGTATTGACCTGGAGATTGAAGag AAACATGCGTTGATGGCACAGGTGGCTCACCAGACCATTGTGATGCAGTTTATCTTGGAGCTAGCCAGGACAATGAAGATTGACCCTCGCGGATGTATTAAACCTTTCTTTACTAG AATCAAGCAGGCTCAGAAGGAGTACATGGACGCATTCAATGACGAGCTGAACGGCTTCAAGGAGCGGATACGGACACGGGCAAAACAAAAGATAGAGGAGGCCATCAAAGAACATGAAGAG GAGGAGAGGCAGAAGCGGCTTGGTCCGGGAGGTCTGGATCCTGTGGAGGTGTTTGAGTCTCTGCCTGAT GTCATGAAGGATTGCTTTGAGGGTACATTTCTATTGCAGGTCATGAATGATTGCTTTGAGAGTACATTTCTATTGCAGGTCATGAATAgtgaacatttatattgcatGTCATGA
- the LOC128238515 gene encoding hsp90 co-chaperone Cdc37-like isoform X1: MSVINYSKWDHIEISDDEDDTHPNIDTPSLFRWRHQARVERMEEQKKEKETFKSELTSHQQKIHDMKQKLKEAEEKKALEDLDALKKELKEMEQQETEFRRKEDELKKKERLTPWNVDTLCHDGKSKTIINKYEKTEEELTEDEKAEKQLNFNKNHKADMKKFGMFSKYDDSQEFLMSHPELACEETANYLVLWCIDLEIEEKHALMAQVAHQTIVMQFILELARTMKIDPRGCIKPFFTRIKQAQKEYMDAFNDELNGFKERIRTRAKQKIEEAIKEHEEEERQKRLGPGGLDPVEVFESLPDVMKDCFEKKDIEMLKKVVVEMPKEDAEYHIKRCVDSGLWVPGGAEGEGEEGAEEEGAEEEGEGKEKDEIYEEVK, from the exons ATGTCTGTCATAAACTACAGCAAATGGGACCACATAGAG ATATCTGATGATGAGGATGACACCCACCCAAATATTGACACGCCCAGCTTGTTCAGGTGGCGCCACCAGGCTCGGGTTGAGAGGATGGAGGAACAGAAGAAAGAGAAGGAAACCTTTAAGTCCGAGTTGACCAG TCACCAGCAGAAAATTCATGATATGAAACAGAAATTGAAAGAAGCCGAAGAAAAG AAGGCTCTTGAGGACCTTGATGCCCTGAAGAAAGAGTTGAAAGAAATGGAGCAACAGGAGACGGAGTTTAGGAGGAAGGAGGATGAGTTGAAGAAGAAAGAACGG CTTACACCATGGAATGTAGACACTCTTTGCCATGATGGAAAATCCAAAACA ATTAtcaacaaatatgaaaaaacagaGGAAGAACTGACGGAAGATGAAAAGGCTGAAAAACAG ttgaatttcaacaaaaaccaCAAGGCTGACATGAAAAAGTTTGGAATGTTCAGCAAATACGATGACAGCCAGGAGTTCTTGATGAGCCACCCTGAACTGGCCTGTGAGGAGACGGCTAACTACCTCGTCCTCTGGTGTATTGACCTGGAGATTGAAGag AAACATGCGTTGATGGCACAGGTGGCTCACCAGACCATTGTGATGCAGTTTATCTTGGAGCTAGCCAGGACAATGAAGATTGACCCTCGCGGATGTATTAAACCTTTCTTTACTAG AATCAAGCAGGCTCAGAAGGAGTACATGGACGCATTCAATGACGAGCTGAACGGCTTCAAGGAGCGGATACGGACACGGGCAAAACAAAAGATAGAGGAGGCCATCAAAGAACATGAAGAG GAGGAGAGGCAGAAGCGGCTTGGTCCGGGAGGTCTGGATCCTGTGGAGGTGTTTGAGTCTCTGCCTGAT GTCATGAAGGATTGCTTTGAGAAGAAGGACATTGAGATGTTGAAGAAGGTTGTGGTTGAGATGCCGAAGGAGGACGCTGAATATCACATAAAACGGTGTGTTGACTCTGGACTCTGGGTGCCAGGAGGAGCGGAGGGGGAAGGGGAGGAGGGAGCAGAAGAGGAGGGAGCAGAGGAGGAGGGGGAGGGGAAAGAGAAAGATGAGATTTATGAAGAAGTAAAGTGA